One stretch of Thermanaerosceptrum fracticalcis DNA includes these proteins:
- the xerA gene encoding site-specific tyrosine recombinase/integron integrase encodes MEQLLKELVYSILELSPEIDQLQLRSRIAGILAMYDIRPGKITAGHPDVAEKVKLYLAAKKLEGLSPLTLEGYEIELRLFANFVQKPVEAMTTNDIRQFLGKFEDLKLSSISRKLSVLKSFFGWLTEEEIIPRDPTRKIKPPKKEKHLPKALSIEELELIRESCQTPRERALVEVFYATGCRLSEIQQLNRQDIDWQQRSAKVIGKGNKEREVYFSFKAIYHLKKYLKTRDDIVPALFVTQRKPYRRMSKRAIQREFDIIAARAEISKNLHPHVMRHTMATLTLNNGADIVAVQSLLGHSNPATTQVYAQLTSGRRKEQYQKYLVQ; translated from the coding sequence ATGGAACAACTGCTTAAAGAGTTAGTGTATAGCATATTAGAGTTGTCTCCCGAGATTGATCAGTTGCAGCTTAGGTCCAGAATTGCCGGGATACTCGCAATGTATGATATCCGGCCTGGTAAAATTACCGCTGGGCACCCGGATGTAGCTGAAAAAGTTAAGCTATACTTGGCTGCAAAGAAGCTAGAGGGGTTAAGTCCTCTTACTTTAGAGGGATACGAAATAGAACTTAGGCTTTTCGCCAACTTTGTCCAGAAGCCGGTGGAGGCTATGACAACTAATGATATCAGGCAATTCCTTGGTAAGTTTGAGGATCTAAAGTTAAGTTCTATCTCACGGAAGCTATCGGTACTAAAATCCTTTTTCGGTTGGTTAACAGAAGAAGAAATTATTCCTAGAGATCCAACCCGGAAGATAAAACCGCCCAAAAAGGAAAAGCACTTGCCAAAGGCGTTGAGCATTGAGGAGTTAGAGCTGATTCGTGAGAGCTGTCAAACCCCAAGAGAAAGGGCCCTAGTGGAAGTGTTTTATGCCACTGGCTGCCGTCTAAGCGAGATACAGCAGTTGAACAGACAGGATATAGACTGGCAGCAGCGCAGCGCGAAGGTAATCGGAAAGGGCAACAAAGAGCGCGAAGTATACTTTTCATTCAAAGCCATCTATCACCTGAAGAAGTATCTCAAGACAAGAGATGATATTGTGCCCGCGCTATTCGTGACCCAAAGAAAGCCTTACAGGCGGATGAGCAAAAGGGCAATACAAAGAGAGTTTGATATCATAGCTGCCCGGGCCGAGATAAGCAAAAACCTGCATCCGCACGTGATGAGGCACACGATGGCCACACTGACGCTGAATAACGGAGCTGATATAGTAGCAGTTCAGTCACTGCTTGGCCACAGTAACCCTGCAACCACTCAGGTGTATGCACAGCTAACATCCGGGCGGAGGAAAGAACAGTATCAAAAATACTTAGTCCAATAA